Proteins co-encoded in one Vibrio fortis genomic window:
- a CDS encoding c-type cytochrome, translating to MKKLALILSLLASCSVWAQGSIEAGKAKSQTCVACHGADGNSLITQYPKLAGQHEKYLEKQLKDLKLGMTSGGKQGRNEPVMGAMAMPLSEQDMADLAAYYASLPISNNSTPENVVEEGKALYTAGDAERGVTACIACHGPRGNGTELSGFPKISGQHAEYIKAQLEKFRDGSRNNDMNAMMRDVAKKLTDADIETLSKYVGGLH from the coding sequence ATGAAGAAATTAGCGCTAATTTTGAGTCTATTAGCCAGCTGCTCAGTATGGGCTCAAGGTAGTATTGAAGCTGGTAAAGCCAAATCACAAACATGTGTTGCCTGCCACGGTGCTGACGGCAACAGTCTGATCACACAGTACCCTAAACTGGCTGGTCAACATGAGAAATACCTTGAGAAGCAATTAAAAGATCTCAAGCTAGGTATGACTAGTGGTGGTAAACAAGGTCGTAACGAACCTGTAATGGGTGCAATGGCGATGCCTCTGTCTGAACAAGACATGGCTGACCTAGCTGCATATTACGCATCTCTGCCTATCTCTAACAACTCTACGCCAGAAAACGTAGTAGAAGAGGGTAAGGCTTTATACACTGCGGGTGACGCTGAACGTGGCGTAACGGCATGTATTGCTTGTCACGGCCCTCGTGGTAACGGCACAGAGCTATCTGGTTTCCCTAAGATTTCAGGTCAGCATGCTGAATACATCAAGGCTCAGCTTGAGAAATTCCGCGATGGTAGCCGTAATAACGACATGAATGCGATGATGCGTGATGTAGCTAAAAAGCTAACAGACGCAGATATTGAAACCTTATCGAAGTACGTTGGTGGTCTACACTAA
- the yihA gene encoding ribosome biogenesis GTP-binding protein YihA/YsxC — translation MSVKIHYQNTHFITSAPDIRHLPEDEGIEIAFAGRSNAGKSSALNRVTNQKSLAKTSKTPGRTQLINLFKVTDGCHIVDLPGYGFAQVPLEMKKKWQKSLGEYLQKRESLKGLVVLMDIRHPMKDLDQQMIYWAIDSRIPVQVLLTKADKLKQGARKAQLLKIRKDAQSFGGDVAVDVFSSLKGIGVDQLRAKMDEWFAPALAEQMIEELAEDERNDEA, via the coding sequence GTGAGCGTAAAAATTCATTATCAAAACACGCATTTCATTACCAGTGCACCTGATATTCGTCACTTACCAGAAGACGAAGGGATCGAAATTGCGTTCGCAGGACGCTCCAATGCTGGTAAATCTAGCGCACTAAATCGCGTGACCAACCAAAAAAGTCTAGCGAAAACCAGTAAGACCCCAGGTCGTACTCAACTGATTAACCTATTCAAGGTGACTGACGGTTGTCATATTGTCGATTTACCAGGGTATGGTTTTGCGCAAGTACCATTAGAAATGAAGAAAAAGTGGCAGAAGTCACTGGGTGAATACCTTCAAAAGCGTGAATCGCTAAAAGGTTTGGTGGTTCTCATGGATATCCGCCACCCAATGAAAGACCTAGACCAACAGATGATCTACTGGGCAATTGATAGTCGTATCCCAGTACAAGTGCTGCTGACTAAGGCCGACAAACTCAAACAAGGCGCGCGTAAAGCACAGCTACTTAAGATTCGTAAAGATGCGCAATCTTTCGGTGGTGACGTTGCCGTTGACGTGTTCTCTTCATTGAAAGGCATTGGCGTTGACCAACTGCGTGCCAAAATGGATGAATGGTTTGCCCCAGCGCTCGCTGAGCAAATGATCGAAGAACTTGCAGAAGATGAGCGCAACGACGAAGCCTAA
- a CDS encoding phosphodiesterase GepA, whose protein sequence is MSIKTQITLRTAVVLPFVMIFLFTIGVMVLTQKSSYEEMVRDVSARQLTSLTENVHQSLSEFLEKPFHANLSLSHNIGYHQLYHPGDLREVQAYILQSFSGHFSTIEQLDVIGFGSEDSNYVGFRKEANNGYTLMVQDDRTQNKLVIYRGSKVSDDIRSVIENYDPRVRPWYTPVAHKTKPSWSTIYTNADERQEITLSALAPIYDQGEFKAVIVSDIKIDTFNAFLKQLKDKTNASVYIMDKEQRMVAHSDGGSVVSWGNTRHSDRGERLLASESPNPIIRESAAYVDQFHLIDDEQVHRFTFNLDGERFFNQITPYTDEHGITWFIGMSIPKTDLLGKLPENQRNSWLLGLLLSFVGITLGLLAFNRVTRPITSTADAAKQLAKGDWESTMPQPGNIYETSMLVEAFNEMTNNLKSSFNALQTQLTYDSLTKLYSREGLVGAAKKHNIANTGTLYLVGIDRFRDINDSLGHYNGDQLLIIAAARLRGILPEHYLLARTGGDEFAIYAPDVTGQEEVNLLANRLLQTFASPFCMESENVVINISIGIVQQCEDSDMTLWLRNSSIALSNAKQDKARVSIYSPEMANASRHRTQMLARINKAIEKQQFEPFYQPIIDLETGTTIGAEALARWVTEQGVIAPLEFITLAEETGLISDIGQQILHKSCRDTAIAIETGMWAPDFSIHVNLAVDQLSQPGFVEQVKTTLRDTKLPAQNLTLEITESRIVDNDPTIIDNMLALKALGISIAIDDFGTGYSSLAYLQKLPFDCLKIDRSFVNKLEKENLDSSIVAAIVNITHGFKVNLVAEGVETQQQADLLKQLKCPQAQGFLYSRPVPFDEWPRQLS, encoded by the coding sequence ATGTCCATAAAAACCCAAATTACACTCAGAACCGCAGTGGTTCTGCCGTTTGTGATGATTTTTCTCTTCACTATAGGTGTAATGGTTTTAACCCAAAAGAGCAGCTACGAGGAAATGGTTCGTGATGTCAGTGCGCGTCAATTAACGTCGCTGACAGAAAACGTACACCAAAGCCTTTCTGAATTTTTAGAAAAACCTTTTCACGCGAACTTATCTCTGAGCCATAACATCGGATATCACCAACTGTACCACCCTGGTGACCTGCGTGAGGTTCAAGCTTATATTCTGCAGAGTTTCTCAGGGCACTTTTCGACCATCGAACAGCTGGATGTGATTGGCTTTGGTTCTGAAGACAGTAATTACGTTGGGTTTCGTAAAGAGGCCAATAACGGCTATACACTGATGGTTCAAGATGACCGCACTCAGAATAAACTGGTCATCTATCGTGGCAGCAAAGTCAGCGACGATATTCGCTCTGTTATCGAGAATTATGACCCACGCGTTCGCCCTTGGTACACGCCTGTTGCTCACAAAACCAAACCTTCATGGTCAACGATTTACACCAATGCTGATGAGAGACAGGAGATCACCCTCTCTGCCCTAGCACCTATTTATGACCAAGGTGAGTTTAAGGCGGTTATCGTCAGCGACATCAAAATTGATACCTTCAACGCCTTCCTAAAACAGCTCAAAGACAAGACCAATGCCTCCGTTTACATCATGGACAAAGAGCAACGTATGGTCGCGCACTCAGATGGTGGTAGCGTTGTCTCATGGGGTAATACGCGCCATTCAGATCGCGGAGAGAGACTGCTGGCATCAGAAAGCCCGAACCCAATCATTCGTGAAAGTGCAGCCTACGTCGATCAATTCCATCTCATTGATGATGAACAGGTTCACCGTTTTACGTTCAATCTCGACGGCGAGCGCTTCTTCAACCAGATAACCCCATATACTGATGAACATGGCATTACTTGGTTCATTGGTATGTCTATTCCAAAAACGGACTTGTTAGGCAAGCTGCCAGAGAATCAACGCAATAGCTGGCTACTGGGTTTACTACTGAGCTTTGTTGGTATAACACTTGGACTATTAGCATTTAATCGCGTTACTCGACCAATCACCTCAACCGCTGATGCTGCAAAACAGCTCGCGAAAGGCGATTGGGAAAGCACCATGCCACAGCCTGGCAATATCTACGAAACCAGTATGTTGGTTGAAGCCTTTAACGAGATGACCAACAACCTCAAGTCGTCATTTAATGCGCTGCAAACTCAGCTCACATACGACTCATTGACCAAACTGTACAGCCGTGAAGGCTTAGTCGGGGCTGCCAAAAAGCACAATATCGCTAACACCGGGACCCTGTACTTGGTGGGTATCGACCGATTCCGTGATATTAACGACAGCCTTGGACACTACAATGGCGACCAATTGCTGATCATCGCCGCTGCTCGCCTGCGAGGTATTCTGCCAGAGCATTACTTGTTGGCTCGTACTGGTGGCGATGAGTTTGCGATTTACGCTCCCGACGTCACTGGCCAAGAAGAAGTCAATCTGCTGGCTAACCGACTTCTGCAGACCTTCGCCTCCCCTTTCTGTATGGAATCAGAAAATGTGGTGATCAACATTTCGATTGGTATTGTTCAGCAGTGCGAAGACAGTGATATGACTCTATGGCTGCGCAACAGCAGCATCGCTTTGAGCAATGCAAAGCAAGATAAAGCGCGTGTCAGCATCTATAGCCCTGAGATGGCCAACGCCTCAAGGCATCGCACGCAGATGCTAGCTCGTATCAATAAAGCGATTGAGAAGCAACAGTTCGAACCCTTCTATCAACCTATTATCGATTTAGAAACAGGCACAACGATTGGTGCTGAAGCACTGGCTCGATGGGTGACGGAACAGGGTGTTATCGCACCTTTGGAATTTATTACTCTGGCGGAAGAGACTGGACTCATCAGCGATATTGGCCAACAGATACTGCATAAATCGTGTCGAGATACCGCGATTGCGATTGAGACGGGTATGTGGGCGCCGGATTTCTCAATTCACGTTAACTTAGCCGTTGATCAGTTGAGCCAACCAGGCTTCGTTGAGCAAGTTAAAACGACACTGCGTGACACTAAGCTGCCTGCTCAAAACCTCACCTTGGAGATCACCGAGTCGCGCATCGTTGATAACGACCCAACCATTATTGACAACATGCTGGCTCTCAAAGCGTTGGGGATTTCGATTGCGATTGATGATTTTGGTACAGGTTATTCGTCATTGGCGTATCTACAAAAGTTGCCATTTGATTGCCTCAAGATCGATCGCAGCTTCGTCAACAAACTAGAAAAAGAGAACCTCGATAGTTCAATCGTGGCGGCGATTGTGAATATTACGCACGGATTTAAGGTTAACTTGGTGGCGGAAGGCGTAGAAACCCAGCAACAGGCAGACTTGCTCAAACAGTTAAAATGCCCGCAAGCACAAGGCTTTCTATACAGCCGTCCTGTACCATTTGACGAGTGGCCACGTCAGCTGAGTTAG
- a CDS encoding DUF2489 domain-containing protein, with amino-acid sequence MNVTLLAIAGGIIVLGLGCYAGYLLLQVKKQTELQRQHKALAIEKRNANIFDNVNTLCLAGIQGQCDLSEISIRVYNIMDFVQGDERVDFDAEYPATSELYHVVKDMARGEDRQNLPKRERMQQNLTRQKAESRLNESIIEELKQLQKKVKPLNNQINIQMI; translated from the coding sequence ATGAATGTAACCTTATTAGCAATTGCTGGCGGAATTATCGTTCTCGGCTTGGGCTGTTACGCAGGTTACCTTCTACTTCAAGTGAAGAAGCAGACGGAGTTGCAAAGGCAGCATAAGGCTCTGGCCATCGAGAAGCGTAACGCGAACATTTTCGACAACGTTAACACCCTATGCCTTGCTGGCATTCAAGGGCAGTGCGATCTGTCTGAGATTAGTATTCGTGTATACAACATCATGGACTTTGTTCAAGGGGATGAGCGTGTCGACTTTGACGCCGAGTACCCAGCAACTTCAGAGTTGTATCACGTGGTTAAGGATATGGCGCGTGGCGAAGATCGACAAAATCTTCCGAAGCGCGAGCGTATGCAGCAGAACCTGACTCGACAAAAAGCAGAGTCACGCTTGAATGAATCCATCATTGAAGAGTTGAAGCAGTTACAGAAGAAAGTAAAACCGCTTAATAACCAAATCAACATTCAAATGATCTAA
- the hemN gene encoding oxygen-independent coproporphyrinogen III oxidase → MSSKPAVTSQQIVWDQAILDKYNYSGPRYTSYPTALEFHEAFTVSDYDMACTQYPERPLSLYVHIPFCHKLCYYCGCNKVITRHSHKADEYLDVIEHEIRQRAALLQGREVTQLHFGGGTPTFLSKAQITRLMMILRDEFNFTQDAEISIEVDPREIELDMLDHLRSEGFNRLSIGVQDFNKEVQKLVNREQDEEFIIAMVQRAKDLGFRSTNLDLIYGLPKQTQALFADTLKQVLEMKPGRLSVFNYAHMPQLFAAQRKIKDEDLPKAEEKMAILQDTIATLTGAGYQFIGMDHFALPEDELAVAQREGILHRNFQGYTTQGECDLIGFGVSAISMVGDAYAQNQKELKKYYAQVNELRHALWKGVALDSDDLLRREVIKQLICNFKLDKTQIESEFSVNFNRYFKEDLELLQTFINDELVEVDDKEIRVTLRGRLLIRNICMCFDKYLRAKARQQQFSRVI, encoded by the coding sequence ATGTCGAGCAAGCCAGCAGTAACGAGCCAGCAAATCGTTTGGGATCAAGCCATCTTAGACAAGTACAACTATTCTGGTCCGCGTTACACCTCTTATCCAACTGCGTTGGAGTTCCATGAAGCTTTCACGGTCTCTGATTATGACATGGCGTGTACTCAGTACCCTGAGCGCCCGCTTTCTCTTTACGTACATATCCCGTTTTGTCACAAGCTTTGTTACTACTGTGGTTGTAACAAGGTAATCACTCGTCACTCGCATAAGGCTGATGAGTATCTGGATGTCATCGAGCATGAGATCCGCCAGCGCGCTGCACTGCTGCAAGGCCGTGAAGTGACACAACTGCACTTTGGCGGTGGTACGCCTACCTTCCTGAGTAAAGCACAAATCACACGTCTGATGATGATCCTGCGTGATGAGTTTAACTTTACTCAAGATGCTGAGATCAGCATCGAGGTTGACCCTCGTGAGATTGAGCTAGACATGCTTGATCACTTGCGCAGTGAAGGCTTTAACCGTCTGAGCATTGGCGTACAAGACTTCAATAAAGAAGTACAGAAGCTAGTTAATCGTGAGCAAGATGAAGAGTTCATTATTGCGATGGTACAACGTGCTAAAGACTTAGGCTTCCGTTCTACCAACCTTGACCTTATCTACGGCCTGCCAAAGCAGACTCAAGCCTTGTTTGCTGACACGCTAAAGCAAGTGCTAGAGATGAAACCGGGTCGTCTATCGGTATTTAACTACGCTCACATGCCTCAACTGTTTGCGGCTCAGCGTAAGATTAAAGATGAAGATCTACCAAAAGCAGAAGAGAAGATGGCGATTCTGCAAGATACCATCGCGACGCTAACCGGTGCGGGTTACCAGTTTATCGGTATGGACCACTTTGCTCTGCCAGAAGATGAGCTAGCGGTAGCGCAACGTGAAGGTATTCTGCATCGTAACTTCCAAGGCTACACCACCCAAGGTGAATGTGACCTGATTGGTTTCGGTGTTTCGGCAATCTCTATGGTGGGTGACGCTTACGCACAGAACCAGAAAGAGCTGAAGAAGTATTACGCTCAAGTGAACGAGCTGCGTCATGCTCTATGGAAAGGTGTTGCACTAGATAGCGATGACCTATTACGTCGTGAAGTGATTAAGCAACTGATCTGTAACTTTAAATTGGATAAGACACAGATTGAGTCTGAGTTCTCAGTTAACTTTAATCGCTACTTCAAAGAAGATTTAGAGCTGCTACAAACCTTCATTAACGATGAGTTAGTGGAAGTAGATGACAAAGAGATCCGCGTAACCCTACGTGGTCGACTGCTGATTCGTAACATCTGTATGTGTTTCGATAAATATCTGCGTGCAAAAGCGCGTCAGCAGCAGTTCTCGCGCGTTATCTAA
- the glnG gene encoding nitrogen regulation protein NR(I) codes for MSKGYVWVVDDDSSIRWVVEKTLSSADIKCETFADAESVLMALERETPDVLVSDIRMPGIDGIELLNQVQQRSPDLPVIIMTAHSDLDAAVNAYQKGAFEYLPKPFDIDETLTLVERAIAHSHEQKREQASEVVDTNAPEIIGEAPAMQEVFRAIGRLSRSSISVLINGESGTGKELVAHALHRHSPRATKPFIALNMAAIPKDLIESELFGHEKGAFTGANSVRQGRFEQANGGTLFLDEIGDMPLDIQTRLLRVLSDGQFYRVGGHSAVKVDVRIVAATHQDLERLVHEGDFREDLFHRLNVIRIHIPALRERKQDIEKLTQHFLSSAAEELGVEVKALHPETIAKLNQLNWPGNVRQLENICRWLTVMASGSEILPSDLPPELLEEKSVTTSDSGDSWQVLLANWAKCALDSGEKELLSYALPEFERILLEAALNHTNGHKQDAAKVLGWGRNTLTRKLKELY; via the coding sequence ATGAGTAAAGGATATGTTTGGGTCGTCGATGACGATAGCTCTATCCGCTGGGTCGTTGAGAAGACGCTCTCTTCGGCGGACATTAAGTGTGAAACCTTCGCGGATGCGGAGAGCGTGCTCATGGCATTGGAGCGCGAAACCCCTGATGTTTTAGTCTCAGATATCCGCATGCCGGGTATCGACGGTATCGAGCTACTTAACCAAGTTCAGCAGCGTTCGCCGGATCTGCCGGTCATCATCATGACTGCTCACTCAGATCTCGACGCAGCCGTTAACGCTTATCAAAAAGGCGCTTTCGAATACCTACCTAAACCATTCGATATTGATGAGACCCTAACGCTGGTTGAGCGTGCAATTGCCCACAGCCATGAACAGAAGCGTGAACAAGCCAGTGAAGTAGTCGATACCAACGCACCAGAAATCATTGGTGAAGCGCCAGCGATGCAAGAAGTTTTCCGTGCTATCGGTCGTCTATCGCGCTCTTCTATTTCTGTGTTGATCAATGGTGAATCCGGGACAGGTAAAGAGCTGGTTGCTCACGCCCTGCATCGTCATAGTCCCCGTGCAACGAAACCCTTCATCGCGCTCAACATGGCCGCGATTCCAAAAGACTTGATCGAATCAGAGCTGTTTGGTCATGAAAAAGGCGCCTTTACCGGTGCCAATAGCGTGCGCCAAGGCCGTTTTGAACAGGCCAACGGCGGTACCTTGTTCTTGGATGAGATCGGGGATATGCCACTCGATATCCAAACGCGTCTATTACGTGTCCTTTCAGATGGGCAGTTCTACCGCGTTGGTGGTCATTCAGCGGTTAAGGTTGATGTGCGCATCGTCGCGGCAACCCACCAAGATTTAGAGCGTTTGGTGCACGAAGGCGATTTCCGTGAGGATTTGTTCCACCGCCTCAACGTGATTCGTATCCACATCCCTGCTCTACGCGAACGTAAACAAGACATCGAAAAGCTGACGCAACATTTCCTGAGCTCAGCGGCTGAGGAGCTTGGGGTAGAGGTAAAAGCACTTCACCCAGAGACCATCGCTAAGCTCAATCAACTCAACTGGCCAGGTAACGTGCGTCAGCTAGAAAACATCTGTCGCTGGCTCACCGTAATGGCAAGTGGCAGTGAAATATTGCCCTCAGATCTTCCACCAGAATTACTCGAAGAGAAGAGTGTTACCACCAGCGATAGCGGTGATAGTTGGCAAGTTCTATTAGCAAATTGGGCAAAGTGTGCGCTTGATTCCGGAGAAAAAGAGCTGCTTTCTTATGCGCTTCCTGAGTTTGAACGTATACTACTTGAAGCGGCTTTGAACCATACTAATGGCCACAAACAAGATGCTGCGAAAGTGCTCGGTTGGGGACGAAATACCCTAACTAGGAAGCTAAAAGAGTTGTACTAG
- a CDS encoding class I SAM-dependent methyltransferase, with protein MYTCPLCHHHDVHHYFEDKRREYLQCQQCELVFVKPDQRLEASEEKAHYDLHENDPSDAGYRKFLSRIADPLTDRISSNSHGLDFGCGPGPTLSIMLEEAGHTMELYDIYYHPERAVLDKTYDFMTATEVIEHLYEPDKVWQQWLNLVKPEGWIGLMTKLVIDVDAFAGWHYKNDPTHVVFFSRQTFQFLAERDKLELEFVGNDVILLRKTQ; from the coding sequence ATGTATACTTGTCCCTTATGCCATCATCACGATGTGCATCACTACTTTGAAGACAAACGCAGAGAGTACCTGCAGTGTCAGCAATGTGAGTTGGTATTTGTAAAACCTGACCAAAGGTTAGAAGCAAGCGAAGAGAAAGCACACTATGACCTGCATGAGAATGATCCTAGTGATGCTGGTTATCGTAAGTTCTTGTCGCGCATTGCCGACCCATTAACAGACAGAATTTCATCTAACTCACACGGGTTAGATTTTGGTTGTGGCCCAGGCCCTACGCTATCTATCATGTTAGAAGAAGCTGGACACACCATGGAGTTGTACGACATCTATTATCACCCAGAACGCGCTGTTCTCGATAAGACGTACGACTTTATGACTGCCACCGAGGTGATTGAACATCTTTATGAACCCGATAAGGTGTGGCAGCAATGGTTGAATTTAGTTAAGCCAGAGGGCTGGATTGGTCTCATGACCAAGCTAGTAATTGACGTGGACGCGTTTGCTGGTTGGCACTATAAAAATGATCCGACGCATGTGGTCTTTTTTAGCCGCCAAACATTCCAGTTTTTGGCTGAGCGGGATAAGCTCGAACTCGAATTTGTTGGAAATGATGTAATTTTACTGAGGAAGACCCAGTAA
- the yihI gene encoding Der GTPase-activating protein YihI, with translation MSRSKKSRKPGAYGAPEVIVTRNRSESDVEGRERKRLKKRKGLKSGSRHSDGGEAKQRKAAQNRDPRLGSKKKIPLVIEPVKKPTKQERKLSFEQELEMLENDAQLNTLLDRLEAGENLGAGLQKLVDEKLDRIEFLMDRLGLLEPEEEEVFDDLPESVSKKASSDEDLLSQFEDIDLDNFKG, from the coding sequence ATGAGCCGTAGCAAAAAATCAAGAAAGCCAGGAGCTTACGGTGCTCCTGAAGTGATCGTAACTCGCAACCGTAGCGAATCGGATGTTGAGGGACGTGAACGCAAACGCCTGAAGAAACGTAAAGGTTTGAAATCAGGTAGCCGTCACTCAGACGGTGGTGAAGCGAAACAGCGTAAAGCTGCACAAAACCGTGACCCACGTTTAGGCAGCAAGAAAAAGATTCCATTGGTGATCGAACCGGTTAAGAAGCCGACCAAACAAGAGCGTAAGTTGTCGTTTGAACAAGAGCTAGAGATGCTTGAGAACGATGCGCAACTGAACACCTTGCTTGACCGTCTAGAAGCGGGAGAAAACTTGGGCGCTGGTCTACAGAAGCTAGTAGATGAGAAGCTGGATCGCATTGAGTTCCTAATGGATCGCCTAGGCCTACTTGAGCCAGAAGAGGAAGAGGTATTTGATGACCTTCCTGAATCTGTATCTAAGAAAGCCTCTTCAGATGAAGACCTACTGTCGCAGTTTGAAGACATCGATCTCGATAACTTTAAAGGTTAA
- the glnL gene encoding nitrogen regulation protein NR(II) produces the protein MNRSAQSDSIETHQLSNAILDNMVTATLMLDEQLYVRYANPAAEQLFSQSAKRIVDHPLSQLIQHASLDLALLTQPLQSGQSITDSDVTFVVDNRPLMLEVTVSPMTWQRETLLLVEMRKIDQQRRLSQELNQHAQQQAAKLLVRGLAHEIKNPLGGLRGAAQLLGKMLPDQSLNEYTQIIIEQADRLRALVDRLLGPQKPGKKSEENLHQILEKVRQLVELESGSSLAIERDYDPSLPDILMDSAQVEQAMLNIVSNAAQILSSQESGKITIRTRTVHQANIHGQRHKLAARIEICDNGPGIPDELKDTLFYPMVSGREGGTGLGLSISQNLIDQHNGKIDVESWPGNTTFTIYLPI, from the coding sequence TTATGCCAACCCTGCCGCCGAACAACTCTTTTCACAGAGTGCTAAACGCATCGTCGATCATCCACTCAGCCAGCTTATTCAACACGCCTCTCTCGATCTCGCACTGCTGACACAACCACTACAAAGTGGGCAAAGCATCACTGACAGTGACGTGACCTTTGTGGTCGATAACCGCCCGTTGATGCTGGAAGTCACCGTAAGCCCAATGACGTGGCAACGCGAGACTTTATTACTAGTAGAGATGCGCAAGATAGACCAGCAAAGACGCCTCAGCCAAGAGCTGAACCAGCATGCCCAGCAACAAGCGGCCAAGCTATTGGTGCGCGGCTTAGCCCATGAAATCAAGAATCCATTGGGTGGACTGCGCGGCGCGGCGCAGCTTCTTGGGAAAATGCTGCCAGACCAGTCTCTGAATGAATACACCCAGATCATCATCGAGCAAGCCGATCGCTTGAGAGCCTTGGTTGACCGCCTGTTGGGTCCTCAGAAACCGGGCAAAAAGAGTGAAGAGAACCTTCACCAGATCCTAGAAAAAGTACGTCAACTGGTAGAGTTAGAATCAGGCTCTTCGCTAGCGATTGAGCGCGACTACGATCCAAGCTTGCCTGATATTTTGATGGATTCGGCTCAAGTCGAGCAGGCAATGCTCAACATTGTCAGCAACGCGGCGCAGATTTTAAGCTCACAAGAATCGGGCAAAATCACCATTCGCACCAGAACGGTGCATCAAGCGAACATTCATGGGCAACGACACAAGCTGGCGGCACGCATTGAGATCTGCGACAACGGACCGGGTATCCCAGATGAGCTCAAAGATACCCTCTTTTATCCAATGGTCAGCGGACGAGAAGGGGGTACCGGTCTTGGATTATCCATCTCGCAGAACCTGATTGACCAACACAACGGAAAAATCGATGTTGAGAGCTGGCCGGGGAATACCACCTTCACCATCTATCTACCGATTTAA